The following are encoded in a window of Natrononativus amylolyticus genomic DNA:
- a CDS encoding DUF7344 domain-containing protein has product MSYSKLDSLTERSGEERPALSASEYRFSSVRRRRLCAVLASRSPPIALEDLARATAHLESEFENEPPPTVAEVAIALHHHHLPVLSDAGLIEYRPATNVIESTDGITR; this is encoded by the coding sequence ATGTCATACTCGAAACTCGATTCACTGACCGAGCGAAGTGGCGAGGAGAGACCGGCGCTATCGGCGTCAGAGTACCGCTTCTCGTCGGTGCGGCGACGGCGTCTCTGTGCGGTCCTCGCGAGTCGATCGCCTCCGATCGCGCTCGAGGACCTGGCTCGAGCGACGGCCCACCTCGAGAGCGAGTTCGAGAACGAACCGCCCCCGACCGTCGCAGAGGTTGCGATCGCGCTCCACCACCACCATCTGCCCGTGTTGTCGGACGCCGGGCTGATCGAGTACCGTCCGGCGACGAACGTGATCGAGTCGACCGACGGTATCACGCGGTGA